From Heptranchias perlo isolate sHepPer1 chromosome 8, sHepPer1.hap1, whole genome shotgun sequence, a single genomic window includes:
- the slc30a1a gene encoding zinc transporter 1a, whose translation MDCEPNRARLACMLWLTFGFFVVEVVVSRLTSSLAMLSDSFHMLSDVIALVVALIAVRFAAKTQSTAKNTFGWIRAEVMGALVNAVFLTALCFTIVLEAIERFTEPREIQNAPVVIGVGAAGLLINLLGLCMFHGSSGGGGGGGGGHGHSHTHVAGLESGIGLRKKKRSEAEKLSGNGTSLCDQEEINILVNSGSAINGVNPDKQDMFDLLRENSMEGNLQLNGISVLDEHRDELGDVEDTASQLNMRGVFLHVLGDALGSVIVVVNALIFYFVWNPCPENGPCINLCLHDHCVDREHLNGTQSNMSENGINIPEAGPCWVLFLDPTLCCIMVCILLYTTYPLLKESALILLQTVPKQIDMELLNEKLRNLEGVLAVHELHVWQLAGSRIIATAHIKCRDPTAYMDVAKRIKDFFHDEGIHATTIQPEFASVNSESRISLCELPCKTQCALKQCCGNGEKSSSDLKLETPSTHSLEVIRESPEHPNERTEINETGNNAVKNKDTQYESAV comes from the exons ATGGACTGCGAGCCGAACCGGGCGCGCCTGGCGTGCATGCTGTGGCTGACATTCggcttcttcgtggtggaggtggtggtgagccggctgaCCAGCTCGCTGGCCATGCTCTCCGACTCCTTCCACATGCTGTCGGATGTCATCGCCCTGGTGGTGGCTCTCATCGCCGTGCGCTTCGCCGCAAAGACCCAGTCGACGGCCAAGAACACGTTCGGCTGGATCCGAGCTGAGGTGATGGGTGCGCTGGTCAACGCCGTCTTCCTCACCGCGCTGTGCTTCACCATCGTGCTGGAGGCCATCGAGCGCTTCACCGAGCCCAGGGAGATCCAGAACGCGCCGGTGGTGATCGGGGTCGGAGCCGCCGGGCTCCTGATCAACCTGCTGGGGCTCTGCATGTTCCACGGGAGCagcggcgggggaggaggaggaggagggggtcacgGGCACTCGCACACGCACGTCGCCGGCTTGGAGAGCGGCATCGGGCTCCGCAAGAAGAAGAGGAGCGAAGCGGAGAAGCTGTCCGGTAATGGGACAAGCCTGTGCGACCAGGAAGAAATCAACATCCTGGTGAACAGCGGCAGCGCCATCAACGGCGTCAACCCGGACAAGCAGGACATGTTCG aTCTACTGAGGGAGAATAGTATGGAGGGGAACCTGCAACTGAATGGGATTTCTGTCCTTGACGAGCACCGTGATGAATTAGGAGACGTAGAAGACACTGCATCGCAATTGAACATGCGTGGTGTCTTTCTCCACGTGTTAGGAGATGCCCTGGGCTCTGTCATAGTGGTGGTAAATGCACTGATATTTTACTTTGTTTGGAACCCATGTCCTGAAAATGGCCCATGCATTAATCTGTGTCTGCACGATCATTGTGTTGATCGAGAACATCTAAATGGCACACAGTCAAACATGTCTGAAAATGGTATAAACATTCCAGAAGCTGGACCCTGCTGGGTGCTGTTCTTGGATCCCACTTTATGCTGTATTATGGTCTGTATCTTGCTCTACACAACCTATCCTCTTCTGAAAGAATCTGCTCTTATTCTGTTACAAACTGTCCCTAAACAAATAGATATGGAGTTATTAAATGAGAAGCTGCGCAACTTGGAAGGTGTCCTTGCAGTACATGAGCTGCATGTCTGGCAGTTAGCTGGTAGTAGAATCATTGCAACGGCCCACATTAAATGCCGTGATCCAACTGCTTACATGGACGTAGCGAAACGCATCAAAGACTTTTTCCATGATGAAGGTATCCACGCCACAACCATCCAACCAGAATTTGCTTCAGTAAACTCTGAATCACGTATTTCCCTTTGTGAACTCCCATGCAAGACTCAGTGTGCCTTAAAGCAGTGCTGCGGCAATGGGGAGAAGTCCTCTAGCGATTTAAAGTTGGAAACTCCATCTACTCATTCTCTTGAGGTCATCAGGGAATCACCTGAACACCCAAATGAAAGGACTGAAATAAATGAGACTGGCAACAATGCAGTAAAAAACAAAGACACACAATATGAATCAGCTGTGTAA